The segment GATCGGATAGGCGAGCATCGACGACGGTTTAAACTCTCCCACCCATTTACCGCTGTGGAAGTGATCGCGGGGAAGGTAGATACGTGCGGCTCCGTCTGAATCACCATCAATAAAAACGAAATCCTGGGTTCCATCTTCCGGGTGACGATTCCAGAATCGATGTTGACGAACCGACATGCCCATACCGCCCCCAACCCAGCCACCATTGTTCGATAACTGACGTGGCTGGTGGAACAATTCATTCGCGATATCAAAGTGTTTGAGGTGAGTCTCCTGGCCACCATGATGACCATGATCGCTGACCAGTATGAAGTAGGTCGAGTTGATTTTGCCCTGCTTTTCGAGCTCGTTCACGATGTGACCGATATGCACGTCTGCTTCGGCAATGGTGCGACGGGTGATTCCAAACTGACCACGCGAACTCTTATGTGAAATGGAATCGGTCTCGGGCAACCAGACGACAGTCACCGGTCGATCCCGATGCATCAGGTTGCGAAGGGTATAATGCGTATTGGCGTCGTCAACGTATTTGTAACTTTCATGGGCACTTAACATCGGCATTTCCCGCACGATGCTGCGTGTCCAGAGCAGGGGAGGGACTTCGGTCATCATCGGTAAGATACCAGTCGCCCAGTCCGATCCTTGTGAACGCAAGTGACCAAAGAGAGGCTGAACTCCGGATGTAGTGCTTCCTTCAAAACTTTCTGCTGCCGCATCCCCTTTCAACTTCCCAACGGAAGCGGATTGAGCTTTATGAATCGCCCCATCCAGTCCTTGTGGTTTAAGTAATCGAGCGGATCGACTCGGCCCCAGAGGTTCCAGGTAGGATTCAGAAACCAATTTGAGACGACTGAAGCGAACTTGTCCCTTTAGTCCGTGACGGTCTGAGAAACAGCCTGTCCACATGGTACCGTTCGAAGTAATTGTGTCTGAGGGAAAAGCAGTGCAATTACGACTCATCCAGGTACCACCCGAGACAAACAACCGATTGATATTCGGCAGATGCCCCATGGCGACCATTTCCCGAACAACATCCGGGCGCAAACCATCGATGTAGAAGACCATAACCTGCGAATTTGGAACAGGTCGTCCCGGCACGGCTGCGGCGGTAACGACTTCTTCCTGTTTGAAAGGTTCCAGATATCCTCCACGTGTGATGGTGACGGAAAAGAAACCTTTGTTGTCGCTGCAGTCATAATCGTTGATTCCCAGAAACAACGGTCCGGACGCAGGTGCGTAGAATGATTTTTGCGAACCGACATAAAAAGGGGCACCGTTGCCAATACGGCCGATTAACGCATAAGGGGGAGCAGGTCCACGGGTGGCTGAGGGGATGGGAAAGAACTCGTCGACCACCTTCTCGGAATAATGGTATGTACCCGTGGGGCCGCATTCCGTGGGGATGTTTTTATCAAAGTATTTTCGCTCATAGAATTCGATTTTACCCTGTGCCTTGAGCGTAACAACTTCTCCCTGCTGCACGTGAATGCGGGTGTCGCTCCAAGTGGCCGTCGCAGGAACTCTTAAGCCGATCGGTTCGGAAGCGATTTGTTTCTGTTGTGGAGAAACCACGAGCGATTGGCTGGGCACCGGTTGCAGATAAATACCGGGCGCACTGAGTGACTGAGTTTGTGCCTGAAGGAGAGACCCCAGAAACAAAAACGAAGTCGAGCTGATCAAGAGCATTTTGATCGTCGTTTTCAATCGAGTTAAACGGCGATAGCTCTTATCAGATGTAGATCGAGAATTCAGGTTCATGTCAGCGCAACACGTTCACCAGAGGAATGATTACAGTGCGTATAGCTGACAGAATCGTCACTTTTGGTTCGATCGCCTGAATCAATCCAACCGATGCGGACGAGGAACGATTGACCTGTGAGTGTTCTACCGGATGTACCTTATGTACCGGTTAGTTAAACTTTAACGATTACAGGGGTTCTCGGTCCTCCCTGCGTTGAGAAGCCTCGTTAGAACTTCTTCTGACTTAGAACATTTTCTGACACTGGGAGCAAAAGAAGGTTGAACGTTGCGCCTGCACGATTCGTTCTATCCTGGTCCGTCGACAGCGGGCACAGAACTCGCCCCCTTTCTGATACACGCGATGCTCATTCTGGTAACCGCCATCCTGATTGAGAACATTCCGGTACGTACCATCGCTTAATGTTGAACCTTCGTATCGAATGGCCGTTTCCAGGACTTCGCGAATCGATCGTACCAATGGTTTTATCAAGCGAAGGGGAACTCGGTTTGCCTCAGTCTCCGGATGAATTCGGCAGAGATGCAGAATCTCACTTGCATACAGATTCCCAATTCCGGCTACCAGCTTTTGGTCCAGAAGAGCAACTTTGATGGGCCTCGCCGTCCGCTGGAGACGTTTGTGCAGATCATCAGGGGAAATGACCAACGCGTCCGGACCTAATTTGCCCGAAGTCAAGAACGCATCGAATTCTCTCTGCGAATACAGCGTGACTGTACCCAGCCCGCGGCGATCCCAGAAGGAGACGTTCGGTTGCGGGGCTCCCTTCGACTCCGATTCGAAAACAAACTCAAACCGCAAATGTTCGCGGGAGGGAGGGTCGTCAACCAGCAACAGGCCCGTCATGCGGGGTTCAATGACCAGGAAGTGATCATTTGAATCGTTCTTTTGAAGCCGAACAACGATCCGTTTGGCAATGCGAAAGACCTCCGCAACGACACTTCCTTTCAGTCGACGAGCCAGAGCAGGAAATCCAGGTTTGAAAGAGAGAGGCTTCCGGACACAGGGATATCGACGTAATTGGGCGAGCATCCGACCCTCCATGAAGGGACGGGCGCCGCGAACCATCGTTTCGACCTCAGGCAGTTCCGGCAAGGGACAAATCTTTCTATTGGCTGGTCGTTCAACTGGCAGGTACTGAATGAAGGTCAATTCCGCCCCGCACAAACGGCAATCTGGTGTATTCCTCGCTGCTCCGCCTAATCGGCTCAGGCGGCGCGAAAAACGCCCCTTGAACCAGCATACTTCCCCCAGCTTCTCGAAGGAAGGATCGGGAATTTTCAGCGCTTTTATGCATTCTCTGGCTTGAGCCTTGGACGTCAATTTGAAGAGAATGAGAAAACTGGAAAACTGCTTGACGCAGGCGTTCGTGGGGGTGATGCTAGTATCGGAAGGAAGCGGTCTGTAGCGCTCAAGGCGAATTCGCTAATTGAGAGCAGTTCAGGCCCGTCGACGGGATTTATCCGGAGCGTTATTGGCGTCTTCGGCTGCTGCGAACGGAGTCACGCAACACGCCTCTCTGCGACTATTGGAACTTGGGGTTCGCTCTTATTTTAGAGGGAAAATCGTTCCGGTCCAGAGGGAGAATAAAAGCACACTTCACATGACAGGTTGGGCAATGAAATGTCTGGCCTGTGTGACCACCGATAAGCTGAACTGACCCGCTCCTGCGTCTGCTCTAATACTCAGGCTGCTGGTTCTGGAATCACCTCGAAATCCAAAGGACCTAATTATGCTGGTAAATTCAAAACATCGAATTAACCAGAATTCCACCTCACGCCGCGGTCAAGCTGCGGGAATCTGGATCATGGGATTCGCCTTTTTTGCCACCCTGATGATTGCAGTGACCCTGCTTCTTCCCTCTGCGGCAGAATCGGGACCGACTGAAATCACCACGAATTCGGCGGAGATCGTCACCCCTCAACCAGCAGTGAACGAGCCGGCGAACTCCGCTCCCAACTTCACCGCTCCTGTGACGACTCTTGTTACGGAACCGGGTAGTGAACCGTTCATTTCTTCTGAACCCGCTGCTCCTACCAAGTCGCTGCAGAGTCAAATTGACGCACACCTGGCCGTCGGCGAATTCGCTCCGGCACTGGAGCTGGCGGACAAAGCCGAGACGCCTGTCGCCAAAACGAAAATGGTGTCACAAGTCGCGATGGCTCAAATTAAAACAGGCGATACCAAAGCCGCGTTGAATTCAGTTAGCCGAATTCCTGTTCCTGAAATTCGCGAGAAAATCACCGAGTCCGTCGTTCGGGAAACCCGCACTCAGAATCAAGCCGCCGGGGGAGCCCAAGCCGACTTTAGTAGCTTGATCAATCTGATCCAAACATCCGTCGGTGAATGGGAAGAGACCGGCGAAGGTAGTGGAACGATTCAGCCGTTCGACTCCCAGGCAGGTGGTATCTCTGTTGATCCCAATGGATTGCTGGCCCACCTGACTGTTGAGGAAAAAGAAGGCCGTTTGAAAGCACTTGGTTTCCAAGCCCGTAAAGCGGACCTCAACGAAGACATGGCCGAGATCAGCCAACTTCGTCTGGTCTCTCTGACTCGTCTCGAACGCGAAGTCGCCAACCGTATGGCGGCTGGCGAAGCCATTCCCGAATCCATGAAACGACTTGCGGGACTGCACTCCATTCAATACTTGTTTGTCTATCCCGCAGACGGGGAAGTCATCCTTGCTGGTCCGGCTGAAGGCTGGGAATACAATTCACAGAATCAAGCTGTCGGTTCCTCCACCGGAGAGCCAACCCTGCATCTGGATGACCTCGTCACTGTCTTGCGAACGTTTTCCGATGATGGTCTTCAAAAGTTCCGCTGTCTCATTGCCCCTCGTCAGGAAGGACTGAAACAACTCAAAGCTTATGTCGATTCCACCTCTGGTGCTCCACTGAAACCGGGGACTGTTGGCCGCTGGGTCAAAAACCTGGAGCACGAGCTGGGACGCCAGGACACTGTCTTCGAAGGAATTCCGGCTGACTCCCGTGTCGCCCGCGTCATTATTGAAGCAGACTACCGCCTGAAAATGATCGGTGTTGGTAAGCTGAAAGGTGCCCCCGGCATGGCGAGCTACTTCGACCTGATGTCCGATAAAGATGCCCGCGACGCTTCCAGCCTGACTGCTTTACGTTGGTGGCTGACCCTCAAATGCGATGCGATCCGGCATTCAGACGATCATGCTGTTCACGAACTGGTTGGTTCCTCAGTCCAATGTCTGTCTGAGAACGAACTCGTGAATCAGAATGGCGAACGGGTTCACACTTGGAAGTCTTCTGCCTCCAACGAGGAATTCGCCCGACGCTTTACTGAAAACTATGAGCAACTGGCTGATCAGCAACTCGTCTTCGCTGACCTGCAGAACATCTTCGACCTCTCTCTGGTTGCCAGTATTCTCAATCAGAAAAAGTTGGATGACATCGCCGGTTGGGACTACGGAGTCTTTGCCGCCAATGGCTCTTACGAACCGGCCATATATAATGTGCCGCGTGAAATCGATTCTGTTGGCGACCATCGCGTCTTCAAAAACCGCGAAATTGCTGTTCAGGTCGCTGGTGGTGTGACTGTCGATGCGAGCGAACTGGTCCTCAACCGGGAGATCACGAAAGAAGCTCCGCAGATGAAAAATGTCGCGGATGCACATCGATCTGCTCTTCCCGAGAATCGCTGGTGGTGGGACGCCGCCGCGAAGTAGGGCAAAGTGACAACGGATACAGAAGAAGACGAGGTGGGAAAATTCTTGCCTCGTCTTTTTGTTTTCGAGCTACTGTGAAAGATGCACAGCGGGATAGACTCTGTCAGTTTTCGCTGGCAGATATATCTCCCTGAACCAGACAGGATTGCAGCCTCTCTGTCAGGGTGAAGGCAGTCCAAGCAGGCGTGTCTGGTTGACGCTGAAGAGCGTCCAGATTACAACAGCAGCAATCTGTCTCTTTCCCCTGGGTGTACCCTGCGTACGATCCGATTTGGCGACTCTTCATTTTTCGCTCTAATTGGTTACAAAATAAGAGTTTAACGCATAAGCCCGCCTTTCGTCTTCCTCTTTAAATTATCTCTGAACCAGCAAGGGTCGGAATCGGATGGTTACCCCATCCACTGGAAAAACGTAATGACTCAACTGACGCAAAAAGATCTAGAAGAACGGAATCAACAACTCGAGGAACGCACCCCTCAGGAATTGATCCGTTGGGCCAAAGATGTCTTTGGAAGCCGATTGGCGGCTATTTCCGCCATGCAGTCGGCAGGATCAATCGTCTGTTGCATGATGGGTCAGATGAAGTTGAACATTCCCGTTCTCTTCGTCGACACGGGTGTGCTGTTTCAGGAGACCTTGGATACGCGTGACCGAATCCAGAAAGAGTATGGATTGGAAATCGTTACGTTGAGTCCCAAGCAAACGATGGCGGAACAAATTCAGGAAAAGGGCGTTCTCTACCTTTCTCCGGAAGGCCAGGAAGTCTGCTGTGATTTACGGAAGACCGAACCGCTGCATGCCGTTGCCGACCAGTACGACGGAATCATCAGCAGTCTGCGTAGAGGCGACGGTGGAAAACGGGCGAAAATGCCGATTCTTTCTGTCGACCCGAAGATGAACTGCATCCGCATTAACCCGCTCGCCACGTTCTCCAATGAGCAGATGGAAGAGTTCTCCGCGAACAATAATGTCATCACAAACCCGTTGCACGATCAAGGTTATCCCACGATTGGATGTAATCGCTGCACGACTCCTGTTCTCCCTGATGAACCGAAACGAGCCGGTCGCTGGCGACATCTTGGTCCCTGGTCGATGTACTGCGGAATTAATGCCACCGACGTCGAAGGGGGTACCGAAGGGAAGGTCGATCTCTCGCTTGATCTGATCGACCGTATCCTGGGTCGAGAAACCGACTACGTCATCTAAATCTTGTCCAAGATTTGTGTCACTGCTACTGGACCCAAACAGTTCTAGAAAACATGGTTTTGCGCGCCAGAATCTGTCACGTTTAAATGTGATACACGATGGAAAAATTCCTCATTTGGGCCAGAATAACCGGCAATGATTTCTGGTTTAGCTTTGTCGACTCGCTTATTGTGCCGGCCTGTTTTATCGTTTATAGTTGAATAGATCGACAGGAAAGGAACGGCCCTCACTCCGTTCCCGAGTGCAGTTTCAATCTGTACCCGCATGCCTCTCGCCCCACCTGCTTCATCGTACACCCGCCTCAAGTAAAAGGTTGATAAAATGGCATCATTTAACCGCCGCGATTTTCTGAAAAACGGTACCGCTCTGGCTGCCGGGCTGAGCCTGTTCGGTTCCGCTAGTACATCTTTGATGGCCGCGGACAAAAAGCCGCTTTATTCTGTTTCCCTGGCGGAATGGTCTCTACACAGAGCGATTAAAGCAGGAAAGATTAATCATCTCGACTTCGCGAAAATCACCAAAAATGATTTCGATATCGACGCGGTTGAGTACGTCAACCAGTTCTTCAAAGACCAGGCGAAGGATACCAAGTACCTCACCGAAATGAAAAACCGTGCCGAAGGTGAAGGAGTCAAAAGCCTGTTGATCATGATCGACGGCGAAGGGGCTCTGGGCGACGCAGATGATGCCAAACGAACTCAAGCGATCGAAAATCATTACAAATGGGTCGAAGCCGCCAAGTTTCTCGGGTGTCATTCGATCCGGGTGAATGCCAGCAGCACTTCCAATTATGAAGAGTCCCAGAAGTTGGCCGCCGATGGCCTGGGCCGACTCACTGAATTCGGTACCGAGCACGGCATTGGAATCATCGTCGAGAATCATGGTGGACTCTCTTCGAACGGTGCCTGGCTTAGTGGCGTAATGAAGCTGGTTGACAATAAAAATTGCGGCACTCTACCCGACTTCGGAAACTTCGCCTTGAACCGGGAACGGGACGAATGGTACGACCGTTACATCGGTGTTCGTCAGCTGATGCCCTATGCCAAAGCCGTCTCCGCCAAATCACATGACTTCGATGAATCTGGCGAAGAGATTAATACGGACTACTACAACATGATGAAAATAGTGGTCGACGCGGGATACAACGGGTACGTCGGGATTGAATATGAAGGCGCGAACCTCAGTGAACCGGAAGGCATCAAAGCCACAAAAGCATTGCTCGATCGCGTTCGCGATGAACTCGCCGGTTAAGCTAAACAGAGCTCGTTCATGTACCTATCTTGATAGGACGTGATGATCAAATAAGAAAACCGTTTGAAGTCAAAAGGCTTCAAACGGTTTTTTAATTGTTGCGAGCGATTGATTGAGATGAAGTCAGGCGGGCTTCGCCGGTTCTCGAACGATGACTGGTTTCGGACAGCAATTCAGTGGGCAGACATCATGGTTGGCAGGAAATTGACCGATGGCTCTTTTTTCTTCTCGATCCGAAATGCGTTCTTCAATCAGATCTACCCAGCAGCGAATCATCTCGGGATGCGTGCCGACTGTTTCGGCTCGTTCCATCTGCATGCCCAGCTTTTCGCACAACTCTTTGGCTTCGATGTCCAGATCGAACATGACCTCCATATGGTCCGATAGAAAGCCGACGGGATAGATGACAACATTGTTCACACCCTGCCTGTGTAGTTCTTCAAGGTGCTCAAGCACATCGGGTTCCAACCACGGATCTTGCGGTCGACCGCTGCGACTCTGGTAAACCAAATCCTGACGATCGTGCGGCCAATCAAGCTGTTCGCAAACAAGACGGCAAGTTTCCTGCAGCTGTTTTTCGTAATCAGACGTACTCGACATGGAGAAGGGAATGCTGTGAGCAGTGAAAACCAAACGAATTTCTTCGCGATCCGTCCCCTTGCTGGTCAATTGCTCAATAGCTGAGGCCACGCGATCGCAGCTTGCATTAATAAACTGCGGGTGATTGTAAAATACGCGTAATTTATCAACCTGAGGCGCGTTCTCTCCGACCAGTTCTTGAGCGTCTTGAATATTTTCGCGGTACTGGCGACAACCGGAGTAAGAGCTGCAGCTGGAAAGCACGATCGAGAGTACCCGTTCGATACCGTCTGCCTTCATTTGTTCCATGGTGTCGGTCAACAGGGGATGCCAGTTTCGATTGCCCCAATAGACTGGAAGATCAATTCCGGAATTTTGGAGGGCCGGTTTCAGCGCGGCGAGCAGTTGGCGGCAGTGCTCGTTAATCGGGCTCACTCCATCGAAATGGTAATAATGCTCGGCCACTTCCAACATCCGTTCCCGGGGAACCCGTTTGCCGCGGAGGACGTTTTCCAGGAAGGGAAGGACGTCCTCCCGTTTTTCGGGTCCGCCGAAACCGACCAGTAGTAATGCCTGATAATCTGTGGTCACCTGTTATGCCTGCCTCTCGATGCTGGTTTTCATCCGGTATGCGGGTAATCGCCCCTTCCAGGAGGCCATTTCATCCTGGTGGCGAATCATTATTTACGTCCTAACTCGTGGTTATCTCTGATTTTAGTCTTCTGTAGTGGTCCGGCAACAGACTGATCCCAGTTTTTCCTGACCTCACTCGTGAACGTATATCTGATTTCAAAGTGGCGTGTTTGGCGCATTTCGAATTGAGAGTCGAATCCCCACACTCTAAAATCCAATTAGGAAGCATGCTATCATTCGACCGGATGGTTTGCTGCACGCCGAGTTGCTATTACACCAATGTTATACACATTCATGTTTTACAGAGAATAGATAGATACTATGTGGGTACGCAAATGGGAACGTGATCAGGCGATGGGAGTCGATTCTCCTGTCCCGACACAAGCAGTTTCCAATGAAGAATTTCTCCCCCGACCGCAGAACGCTCAGCAGAAGTCCTGGGAAAAAAGAATCGGCGAAATTGCCGAAGAAAAATCGCGGCGAGTCGGTCTTTCGCGGCGTGACTTCATGCGGAGCAGTATGGGGTTGGCCACTGCTTTCTTGGCGGCCAACGAAGTCTTCGGTCCGTATTGGCAAGTGGATGCAGCAGAGACAGAAGATGCTGCGTTAACTGCCGAGAAACATCCCGAACATGAGTACTTCATCTTTGATGTGCAAACGCACTTCACAGACGGATTCACCTTTCCCTTCCGGGGTGCCGAGTTCTTGAAAAACATCGGTGTCACGCTCGATAACGACGCTGACGCTTACAGCTTTCAGAATTTCGTCAAAGAGATCTTCCTGGACAGTGAAACAGACATGGCCGTGATCTCGGGAGTCCCGGGTAAAGAAGATCAACGCGCCGACGATGGAAAGGTTCTGGAAGGACGTGCCCGAGGCGGAGGATATCTTCCCAGCTGGCTCATGGCCGAACGACGTAATGAACTGAACGAGCTGGCGAAATCGCAACGGGTTTTCAGCCAGGGCAACTGTGCTCCGAACCACTACTGGGACCAGAAAACGAAAACTCAGGATCAGACAGCCTTGTTCGAGCAGATTGAACGGGAAATTAAAAACTACAAGATCGACAGTTGGAAATGGTACTGCCACACCGACCCCGGCCGGTCGGGCGATGGCTTTCGGATGGATGACGAAAAGCTCACTTACCCGTTCTACGAGAAATCGCGGGACCTGGGGCTGAAGACTTTTAGTATTCATAAAGGTTATGCTGCCCAATCGAAAACCCTTGGACATTACGCGCACCCGGGTGATATCGAAAAAGCGGCTCTCGATTTTCCGGACCTGAATTTTATCTGCTATCACAGCGCGATCAAACATGGACCAAGTGAGCCTGCCTTCCACGAACCGGAGTTCTTCAACCCGGAAACGGGCGACTTCGCCTGGCATGCGGACTTGATGAAAATCAAAGAGCGAAATCCACAGATGGATAACGTTTACGTCGAGATCGGGTCTGCCTTTTCGACATTGTTGGTGACTCATCCCGTCATGTGTCAGCATTTGATTGGACGAAACATTAAAATGTACGGCGTGGATCGAGTCCTCTGGGGTACGGACTGCCTCTGGTGGGGTTCTCCTCAATGGTTAATTGATGCCTTCAAACGGTTCCAGATCACAGATGAACTTTGTGAGAAGTTTGGCTACACGAAATTAACCCGTGAAGACAAAGCTAAAATCTTTGGTTTGAACGGAGCCAAACTGTACGGCTTCGAGCCCCCTGCGAATCGACTGCAATTGCCGGAGGACACACTTGATCGCCTCAAGACTGTCTATCGGGGCGAAGGTGGCCATCGTGAGAACAACGCCTATGGTTGGGTGCGAGAGGAGAAAAAAGCATGACCGGTAGTGAATACGCCTCTCCTGACGATAACGATCAGTTCGAGCAGCTTCCTGCAGAGCTCTCCATGGACGAAACGGATATCAACCTAAGGGCATATTTGTCTCGACTCACGGATGATCATTTGCAACAATATCAGCCTGACTGGAGTGATAAGAAGGTGATCGAGTGGGACGGAAACTTCCGGAACAATGGTAACCTGATGCTCGTCTGCTGCGAACGCGATGTCGATGTATCTGAGTTCCGTCGGGTTCTCGAAGAACATATCCAGTTTCGTACACTTTCCAACCCTGCGAAATAAATAGGAATGGAAGTTCAGCAACCTTCATTCAGTAAAACATTCCAGACAAGTTAAAAAACATTTCCAACCAAGGGTACATCAATGATTTTCAGCTGTTTGAAATCTGAAGAACTATCGCACTCCGTTCGAATGCTCACCCACAGGTTCGTCCTCCTTGGGCTGTTGGTCATGTTTTGCTTGCCTCAAAGTGCACGCGCCGAAGAATTGAAACCACCCGCAATCGGTGCCCAGGTTCCTGATGTTCCTCTCGTCGACATCTATCGGCGAGAACGGACTCTAAGTGACAGCCAAGGTAAACAGGCGATTGTACTTGCCGTCTTGGGAGTCGATTGTCCATTAGCTAATTTATATATTCCA is part of the Polystyrenella longa genome and harbors:
- a CDS encoding alkaline phosphatase family protein; this translates as MNLNSRSTSDKSYRRLTRLKTTIKMLLISSTSFLFLGSLLQAQTQSLSAPGIYLQPVPSQSLVVSPQQKQIASEPIGLRVPATATWSDTRIHVQQGEVVTLKAQGKIEFYERKYFDKNIPTECGPTGTYHYSEKVVDEFFPIPSATRGPAPPYALIGRIGNGAPFYVGSQKSFYAPASGPLFLGINDYDCSDNKGFFSVTITRGGYLEPFKQEEVVTAAAVPGRPVPNSQVMVFYIDGLRPDVVREMVAMGHLPNINRLFVSGGTWMSRNCTAFPSDTITSNGTMWTGCFSDRHGLKGQVRFSRLKLVSESYLEPLGPSRSARLLKPQGLDGAIHKAQSASVGKLKGDAAAESFEGSTTSGVQPLFGHLRSQGSDWATGILPMMTEVPPLLWTRSIVREMPMLSAHESYKYVDDANTHYTLRNLMHRDRPVTVVWLPETDSISHKSSRGQFGITRRTIAEADVHIGHIVNELEKQGKINSTYFILVSDHGHHGGQETHLKHFDIANELFHQPRQLSNNGGWVGGGMGMSVRQHRFWNRHPEDGTQDFVFIDGDSDGAARIYLPRDHFHSGKWVGEFKPSSMLAYPIKQGQQPVNLINAILSSRTTDEQGRQVHPIDLVMMRLDESSILISTVDRGQAVIHRKRLENQKWAYRYQVVTDVQPTSEGFVKFRQVSAPITDPLGLSQTITPQDLNRYQTERDWLRLTADTTYPDAVVTLTRHMLWQKNLEYREPEYAPDLVVTARRGWYFGQQGSTGTMHGYPFADATRASFFVSGPNVRRGARIEEPSRLTDLTPTILDMIGMETDPHDFDGIPLRQIYESGSSQSSIMQPVAHTGQFVPAVRKEPLYWEQLNLNAWNGLNYVEKKPYPYLPVSINRPSSRLDLNNIAYNMIAVSDWNVIKLFDDIIAPLSSQKVQVLNSVERFDQNVRSNSSGWISEGVHAVDLPMTSIGDYSVTSLGNMQRINRTVDWVQHRGLDLDHLLASSMGRNQLPGTHLLHSGIDGTQYGVWEVYRFGQRIVVQVLDENLLNGVENGTDRMVNSFRKIPSEVVLSPQQSSGLQMVSHTIQDPNYRPTMQAFQQQEQMRLRYRHQQQLRVPPSSGPVRSAQPYAAPPQESSPNGSKSPGPQSPDWQSRITLDKAQQQRQ
- the mutM gene encoding bifunctional DNA-formamidopyrimidine glycosylase/DNA-(apurinic or apyrimidinic site) lyase, with the protein product MPELPEVETMVRGARPFMEGRMLAQLRRYPCVRKPLSFKPGFPALARRLKGSVVAEVFRIAKRIVVRLQKNDSNDHFLVIEPRMTGLLLVDDPPSREHLRFEFVFESESKGAPQPNVSFWDRRGLGTVTLYSQREFDAFLTSGKLGPDALVISPDDLHKRLQRTARPIKVALLDQKLVAGIGNLYASEILHLCRIHPETEANRVPLRLIKPLVRSIREVLETAIRYEGSTLSDGTYRNVLNQDGGYQNEHRVYQKGGEFCARCRRTRIERIVQAQRSTFFCSQCQKMF
- a CDS encoding DUF1598 domain-containing protein, which codes for MLVNSKHRINQNSTSRRGQAAGIWIMGFAFFATLMIAVTLLLPSAAESGPTEITTNSAEIVTPQPAVNEPANSAPNFTAPVTTLVTEPGSEPFISSEPAAPTKSLQSQIDAHLAVGEFAPALELADKAETPVAKTKMVSQVAMAQIKTGDTKAALNSVSRIPVPEIREKITESVVRETRTQNQAAGGAQADFSSLINLIQTSVGEWEETGEGSGTIQPFDSQAGGISVDPNGLLAHLTVEEKEGRLKALGFQARKADLNEDMAEISQLRLVSLTRLEREVANRMAAGEAIPESMKRLAGLHSIQYLFVYPADGEVILAGPAEGWEYNSQNQAVGSSTGEPTLHLDDLVTVLRTFSDDGLQKFRCLIAPRQEGLKQLKAYVDSTSGAPLKPGTVGRWVKNLEHELGRQDTVFEGIPADSRVARVIIEADYRLKMIGVGKLKGAPGMASYFDLMSDKDARDASSLTALRWWLTLKCDAIRHSDDHAVHELVGSSVQCLSENELVNQNGERVHTWKSSASNEEFARRFTENYEQLADQQLVFADLQNIFDLSLVASILNQKKLDDIAGWDYGVFAANGSYEPAIYNVPREIDSVGDHRVFKNREIAVQVAGGVTVDASELVLNREITKEAPQMKNVADAHRSALPENRWWWDAAAK
- a CDS encoding phosphoadenylyl-sulfate reductase; the protein is MTQLTQKDLEERNQQLEERTPQELIRWAKDVFGSRLAAISAMQSAGSIVCCMMGQMKLNIPVLFVDTGVLFQETLDTRDRIQKEYGLEIVTLSPKQTMAEQIQEKGVLYLSPEGQEVCCDLRKTEPLHAVADQYDGIISSLRRGDGGKRAKMPILSVDPKMNCIRINPLATFSNEQMEEFSANNNVITNPLHDQGYPTIGCNRCTTPVLPDEPKRAGRWRHLGPWSMYCGINATDVEGGTEGKVDLSLDLIDRILGRETDYVI
- a CDS encoding sugar phosphate isomerase/epimerase family protein, whose product is MASFNRRDFLKNGTALAAGLSLFGSASTSLMAADKKPLYSVSLAEWSLHRAIKAGKINHLDFAKITKNDFDIDAVEYVNQFFKDQAKDTKYLTEMKNRAEGEGVKSLLIMIDGEGALGDADDAKRTQAIENHYKWVEAAKFLGCHSIRVNASSTSNYEESQKLAADGLGRLTEFGTEHGIGIIVENHGGLSSNGAWLSGVMKLVDNKNCGTLPDFGNFALNRERDEWYDRYIGVRQLMPYAKAVSAKSHDFDESGEEINTDYYNMMKIVVDAGYNGYVGIEYEGANLSEPEGIKATKALLDRVRDELAG
- a CDS encoding ferrochelatase — translated: MTTDYQALLLVGFGGPEKREDVLPFLENVLRGKRVPRERMLEVAEHYYHFDGVSPINEHCRQLLAALKPALQNSGIDLPVYWGNRNWHPLLTDTMEQMKADGIERVLSIVLSSCSSYSGCRQYRENIQDAQELVGENAPQVDKLRVFYNHPQFINASCDRVASAIEQLTSKGTDREEIRLVFTAHSIPFSMSSTSDYEKQLQETCRLVCEQLDWPHDRQDLVYQSRSGRPQDPWLEPDVLEHLEELHRQGVNNVVIYPVGFLSDHMEVMFDLDIEAKELCEKLGMQMERAETVGTHPEMIRCWVDLIEERISDREEKRAIGQFPANHDVCPLNCCPKPVIVREPAKPA
- a CDS encoding amidohydrolase family protein, with translation MWVRKWERDQAMGVDSPVPTQAVSNEEFLPRPQNAQQKSWEKRIGEIAEEKSRRVGLSRRDFMRSSMGLATAFLAANEVFGPYWQVDAAETEDAALTAEKHPEHEYFIFDVQTHFTDGFTFPFRGAEFLKNIGVTLDNDADAYSFQNFVKEIFLDSETDMAVISGVPGKEDQRADDGKVLEGRARGGGYLPSWLMAERRNELNELAKSQRVFSQGNCAPNHYWDQKTKTQDQTALFEQIEREIKNYKIDSWKWYCHTDPGRSGDGFRMDDEKLTYPFYEKSRDLGLKTFSIHKGYAAQSKTLGHYAHPGDIEKAALDFPDLNFICYHSAIKHGPSEPAFHEPEFFNPETGDFAWHADLMKIKERNPQMDNVYVEIGSAFSTLLVTHPVMCQHLIGRNIKMYGVDRVLWGTDCLWWGSPQWLIDAFKRFQITDELCEKFGYTKLTREDKAKIFGLNGAKLYGFEPPANRLQLPEDTLDRLKTVYRGEGGHRENNAYGWVREEKKA